From the Leptospira sp. WS60.C2 genome, one window contains:
- a CDS encoding surface-adhesin E family protein, which translates to MKNKKLVLITIALIISTNIEAKWKLIHKSMEGKVFIDDEFIQLSSNQLKVIVYEDLTFPRLEKIKSIQHLIEINCINNQWIARRSIFYSDKNLQGETIADVSDITDWTEIDQDSYPFTIKKKYCKK; encoded by the coding sequence ATGAAAAATAAAAAATTAGTGTTAATAACCATTGCCCTAATTATTTCAACAAACATTGAAGCTAAATGGAAGCTTATCCACAAATCTATGGAAGGTAAAGTTTTCATAGACGATGAATTTATACAATTATCCTCTAATCAGCTGAAAGTTATCGTATATGAAGATTTGACTTTCCCTAGACTAGAAAAAATTAAGTCTATACAGCACCTAATTGAAATAAATTGTATAAATAATCAGTGGATAGCCCGACGTTCTATTTTTTACTCAGATAAAAATCTTCAAGGAGAAACTATAGCTGACGTAAGCGATATAACGGATTGGACCGAAATCGATCAAGATTCATATCCATTTACAATAAAGAAGAAGTATTGCAAAAAATAG
- a CDS encoding type II toxin-antitoxin system HigB family toxin, with the protein MRVISRKILRDFYTIPKYSDSKIPIEVWYKDTSKAKWKSPSDIKDKYRNASFLKDNRIVFNIHGNKYRLIVKIHYNLQTVFIRFIGTHEQYDKINAEVI; encoded by the coding sequence GTGAGGGTGATTTCGAGAAAGATTTTAAGGGATTTCTATACTATTCCTAAATACTCTGACTCTAAAATTCCTATCGAAGTTTGGTATAAAGACACTTCCAAAGCTAAATGGAAATCTCCTTCTGATATAAAAGATAAATACAGAAATGCTAGTTTCCTTAAAGATAATAGAATCGTTTTCAATATACATGGAAATAAATACAGATTAATTGTTAAGATTCATTACAATTTACAGACTGTTTTTATTAGATTTATTGGTACACATGAACAATATGATAAAATAAACGCTGAGGTGATTTAA
- a CDS encoding DUF3630 family protein — MEKLITKKSDLETFELIVKILLHSFDTKFTEKLDGPDQSYYDFILDNTKYTLHREHYTGISIISDSKNNDFELIVKEISNQISI; from the coding sequence ATGGAAAAATTAATTACAAAAAAAAGTGATCTTGAAACATTCGAATTAATAGTTAAAATACTTTTGCATAGTTTTGATACAAAATTTACCGAAAAACTAGATGGACCTGATCAAAGCTATTATGATTTCATTTTAGATAATACTAAATATACTTTGCATCGAGAACATTATACTGGAATTTCGATAATTTCAGACAGTAAAAATAATGACTTCGAATTAATAGTTAAGGAAATTAGTAATCAAATTTCTATATAA
- a CDS encoding type II toxin-antitoxin system HigA family antitoxin: protein MIQEIEKVKNVWHDVKDILSVPHTDKQYKKLVKVLDELIDEVGNNEKHQLAPLLETVGNLIEEYENDHFIQPNAEPIEVLKFLMEENNLTQKDLNVLGSQGVVSEILNGKRDLNVRQIKALAEKFNISPAVFI, encoded by the coding sequence ATGATTCAAGAAATTGAAAAAGTTAAGAATGTTTGGCATGATGTTAAAGATATTCTCTCTGTTCCACACACTGATAAACAATATAAAAAACTTGTGAAAGTTTTAGATGAACTTATTGATGAAGTTGGTAATAATGAAAAACATCAACTTGCTCCTCTTCTCGAAACAGTTGGTAATCTGATTGAAGAATATGAAAATGATCACTTTATTCAGCCTAATGCTGAACCAATCGAAGTTTTAAAGTTTCTGATGGAAGAAAATAATCTTACTCAAAAGGATTTAAATGTTTTGGGTAGTCAAGGCGTTGTTTCTGAAATATTGAATGGAAAAAGAGATTTAAATGTTCGGCAAATCAAGGCTTTGGCTGAAAAATTCAATATTTCTCCCGCTGTTTTTATCTAA
- a CDS encoding STM4504/CBY_0614 family protein — translation MDIKNIFSRRQKILRNQFPDVYQYTFMSENLRTQIVRIINKASRPEEKLGSDNSSNLFREIRNILCDEYGLFFLTNANHYNNPENDVITFVLTEKNIERVLDAIELFLEIFRNLQISFSKPMLSIDDATSIINQRFKEAGFGFRFENGQAIKLDSDYLHNETVKETINLIHDKKFKSVNEEFLKAHEHFKKGNFSETIVEALKSFESTMKLILKSKNIKYKQEDTASILLKHLFENNFIPPYLSNYLNNLKSILESGIPTIRNKTASHGKGDKEIEITENLALFTLNITGSSINFLLKNL, via the coding sequence ATGGATATAAAAAATATTTTTTCAAGAAGGCAAAAGATACTGAGAAATCAATTTCCAGATGTATATCAGTATACATTTATGTCTGAAAATTTAAGAACACAAATTGTAAGGATAATAAATAAAGCATCTAGGCCAGAGGAAAAACTAGGCTCAGACAATTCCTCCAATCTATTTAGAGAAATACGAAATATACTTTGTGATGAATATGGATTATTCTTTTTAACAAATGCCAACCATTATAATAATCCCGAAAATGATGTAATCACATTTGTGCTAACTGAAAAAAATATCGAAAGGGTGCTAGATGCGATTGAATTATTTCTGGAAATATTCAGAAATTTACAGATATCTTTTTCGAAGCCAATGCTCTCCATAGATGATGCAACTTCAATAATTAACCAACGATTTAAAGAAGCAGGATTCGGGTTTAGATTTGAAAACGGTCAAGCAATCAAATTAGATTCAGACTATCTGCATAATGAAACAGTGAAAGAAACAATCAATCTAATTCATGATAAAAAATTCAAAAGCGTAAACGAAGAATTTCTGAAAGCTCATGAACACTTTAAAAAAGGAAACTTCTCTGAAACAATAGTAGAAGCATTAAAATCATTTGAATCAACCATGAAGCTTATTTTAAAAAGTAAAAACATTAAATACAAGCAGGAAGATACTGCCAGTATATTATTAAAGCACTTATTCGAAAATAATTTCATTCCGCCATACCTAAGCAATTATCTTAACAATTTAAAATCTATCTTAGAAAGCGGAATACCAACAATTAGAAACAAAACTGCCTCTCATGGTAAGGGTGATAAAGAAATCGAAATAACCGAAAATTTAGCTTTGTTTACTCTAAATATAACTGGTTCAAGTATAAATTTTCTACTTAAAAATCTGTAA
- a CDS encoding putative toxin-antitoxin system toxin component, PIN family, whose protein sequence is MLKVLLDTNIYISAILFNGKPKLVLQDLIDEVFVGYISNEILDEIEETLAKPKFKIPNDFIQFTIEEIRNVTTIIKNKPLKDYLNLRDRDDFHILETAFSANVDFIITGDKDLLTLEKIKDLKIISPDEYLRIKGELS, encoded by the coding sequence ATGCTTAAAGTTCTCTTAGATACAAACATTTACATTTCTGCGATTTTATTTAATGGAAAACCTAAACTAGTTCTACAAGATTTAATTGATGAAGTTTTTGTTGGATATATTTCAAATGAAATTCTCGATGAAATTGAAGAAACTTTAGCTAAACCTAAGTTTAAAATTCCGAATGATTTTATTCAGTTTACTATTGAAGAAATAAGAAATGTGACCACTATTATTAAAAATAAACCTTTAAAGGATTATTTAAATTTAAGAGACAGGGATGATTTTCATATTTTAGAAACTGCCTTTTCAGCAAATGTAGATTTCATAATTACTGGAGACAAAGACCTTCTTACTCTTGAAAAAATCAAAGATTTAAAAATCATCTCACCAGATGAATATTTAAGAATTAAAGGGGAACTTAGCTAA
- a CDS encoding DUF4062 domain-containing protein: MYFKPRIFISSTLDINQIRNITQNVLEETGAEVILYEQNLTPSIKEYTYRYDINEADFIIFIFDNRYGSLTNAGISGTHEEWDIAIG; the protein is encoded by the coding sequence ATGTATTTTAAACCAAGAATTTTTATTAGTTCAACTTTAGATATAAATCAAATCAGAAACATTACACAGAATGTTCTAGAAGAAACGGGAGCAGAAGTTATTCTTTATGAGCAAAACTTAACTCCTTCAATTAAAGAATATACTTATAGATACGATATAAACGAAGCTGATTTTATAATATTCATTTTCGATAACCGATACGGATCACTAACCAATGCTGGTATAAGCGGAACTCATGAAGAATGGGATATCGCAATTGGCTAA
- a CDS encoding type II toxin-antitoxin system HigB family toxin, whose translation MHVISWKKLDDFINKHPNSESSLKSWFKIVKNTSFKDFNELRKVFNSVDQVGNLTVFNITGNHFRLIVAIHYNRQKVFVRNILTHNEYDKGKWKKENI comes from the coding sequence GTGCATGTTATTAGCTGGAAGAAACTTGATGATTTTATTAATAAACATCCTAATTCAGAATCTTCATTGAAAAGCTGGTTCAAAATTGTTAAAAACACTTCTTTTAAAGATTTTAATGAATTAAGGAAAGTTTTTAACTCTGTTGATCAAGTCGGTAATCTTACAGTTTTTAATATTACTGGAAATCATTTCAGACTGATTGTTGCTATTCATTACAATCGACAAAAAGTTTTTGTTCGGAATATTTTAACTCATAACGAATATGACAAAGGTAAATGGAAAAAGGAGAATATATGA
- a CDS encoding HigA family addiction module antitoxin produces the protein MKNNRIPTPTVAEILKEEFLEPMQITPYKLSKELHVSTSTILDILHGKRKITVDMSLRLSKFFGMSEKFWINLQTDLDIREKKEKLKSKLDSIKTLKLSA, from the coding sequence ATGAAAAATAACAGAATCCCGACTCCAACTGTCGCTGAAATTTTGAAAGAAGAATTTCTTGAACCTATGCAAATCACTCCTTATAAATTATCGAAGGAACTTCACGTATCTACTTCAACAATTTTAGATATTTTACATGGGAAGAGAAAAATAACAGTAGATATGTCATTAAGATTATCTAAGTTTTTTGGTATGTCTGAAAAATTTTGGATAAATTTACAAACTGATCTTGATATTAGAGAGAAAAAAGAAAAATTAAAGAGTAAATTAGACTCTATAAAAACTCTTAAACTATCTGCCTAA
- a CDS encoding antitoxin, producing MNRAKLFKNGDSQAVRLPKEFRFKGKEVYIRKDGNCVIISPIDDAVDRLWKSLNDFSDDFNIERNQPKTFDKRNSI from the coding sequence ATGAATCGTGCAAAGTTATTTAAAAACGGCGATAGTCAAGCGGTTAGACTTCCAAAAGAATTTCGTTTTAAAGGAAAAGAAGTCTACATCAGAAAAGACGGAAATTGCGTCATCATATCGCCGATTGACGATGCTGTTGATAGATTATGGAAATCTCTCAATGATTTTTCTGATGATTTTAACATTGAAAGAAATCAACCGAAAACCTTTGATAAGCGAAATTCTATATGA
- a CDS encoding type II toxin-antitoxin system VapC family toxin: MNQYLLDTNICIYIINQKPESVYQKFKKISLDNIFISAISEFELRYGVEKSQKSEQNQKTLNEFLGFLNIIPFDSESASIAGSIRTKLEKKGEIIGPYDLLIASQAIANDIILVTNNEKEFKRIKELKIENWIN; the protein is encoded by the coding sequence ATGAATCAGTATTTGTTAGATACAAATATTTGCATTTATATCATTAACCAAAAGCCTGAAAGCGTTTATCAAAAATTCAAAAAAATAAGCCTAGATAACATTTTTATTTCTGCTATCTCTGAGTTTGAACTTAGATATGGAGTTGAAAAAAGTCAAAAATCAGAACAAAATCAAAAAACTCTTAATGAATTTCTTGGATTTCTAAATATCATTCCTTTCGATTCTGAATCTGCTTCTATAGCTGGTTCAATAAGAACAAAACTAGAAAAAAAGGGAGAAATTATAGGTCCATACGACTTACTCATTGCTTCTCAAGCTATTGCAAATGATATTATTCTAGTTACAAACAATGAAAAAGAATTTAAGAGAATTAAAGAACTTAAAATCGAAAACTGGATTAACTAA
- a CDS encoding type II toxin-antitoxin system HigA family antitoxin gives MNIKPIKNQKDHLEALAEIEKLWDAKKNTPEYDKLDILITLVDAYETKHYPIDDPDPIEALKSVMDDMNMKSVDLGNLIGGRSRATEILNRKRKLTLEMIRKINQNLGIPTDILVKEYKIKTSKTGRKRTPSVA, from the coding sequence ATGAACATTAAACCTATCAAAAATCAAAAAGATCACTTAGAAGCTCTTGCTGAGATTGAAAAACTTTGGGATGCTAAGAAAAATACTCCAGAATACGACAAATTAGATATTTTAATAACCTTAGTTGATGCTTACGAAACTAAACACTACCCTATTGATGATCCGGATCCTATTGAAGCTTTAAAATCCGTTATGGACGATATGAACATGAAAAGTGTAGATTTAGGAAATTTAATAGGTGGGAGAAGTCGTGCCACTGAAATCTTAAATCGAAAAAGAAAGCTTACCTTAGAAATGATCAGAAAGATTAATCAAAATCTAGGAATTCCAACTGACATTCTTGTGAAAGAATATAAAATCAAAACTTCTAAAACAGGAAGAAAAAGAACGCCATCCGTGGCTTAA
- a CDS encoding CopG family ribbon-helix-helix protein yields the protein MNQTVNISFEKALLKEIDKIAKREHRSRSELIREAARTYIEKKSKWQAIFDYATKSVEKSNLTEADIFREVKAVRKNRKAS from the coding sequence ATGAATCAGACAGTAAATATTTCTTTCGAAAAAGCACTTTTAAAGGAAATTGATAAAATTGCAAAAAGAGAACATAGATCCAGATCTGAACTGATTCGTGAAGCAGCAAGGACTTACATTGAGAAAAAGTCTAAGTGGCAAGCTATCTTCGATTACGCTACAAAGTCAGTAGAAAAATCAAATCTTACAGAAGCTGACATTTTTAGAGAAGTTAAAGCTGTTAGAAAAAATAGAAAAGCTTCTTAA
- a CDS encoding type II toxin-antitoxin system RelE/ParE family toxin gives MILSFGDKETEKIFNQNFSKRIPPEIQKKALTKLILIDNAEKEDDLKSPPSNRLESLKGDLNGFYSIRINDQWRIIFKFDQGNCNQVSIIDYH, from the coding sequence GTGATTCTTTCTTTCGGAGACAAAGAAACAGAAAAGATATTTAACCAAAACTTTTCAAAAAGGATTCCACCGGAAATTCAAAAGAAAGCTCTTACTAAACTAATTTTAATAGATAACGCAGAGAAAGAGGATGATTTGAAATCTCCTCCTTCTAACAGATTAGAAAGCTTAAAAGGCGATTTGAATGGTTTTTATTCTATTAGAATCAATGATCAGTGGCGTATCATTTTTAAATTTGATCAAGGAAACTGTAATCAAGTATCTATTATTGATTATCATTAA
- a CDS encoding endonuclease/exonuclease/phosphatase family protein: MKIVSWNCSGGFRKKYHKIQDINPDIIIIQECENPDLYKKDFDSFNYKNFIWEGENKNKGISVFTKNINQINKMNWNNSYTLNIPEITSHSLSWNSSELKQFLPFALNNEHFFLAVWTKGRENLIFGYIGQFWKYILANKSQIIKHKPFIIGDFNSNSIWDKKDRWWNHSEIVSLLDTWNYKSLYHQFFSEKQGNESIPTFYLQRNIEKSYHIDYAFLPSDKADKSKIEIGKFKDWIDLSDHLPIIIDFQN; the protein is encoded by the coding sequence ATGAAAATAGTTAGTTGGAATTGTTCAGGAGGTTTTAGGAAAAAATATCATAAAATTCAAGATATAAATCCAGATATCATCATTATTCAAGAGTGTGAAAATCCAGATCTATATAAAAAAGATTTCGATTCTTTTAATTATAAAAACTTTATATGGGAGGGCGAAAATAAGAATAAAGGAATTTCTGTCTTTACAAAGAATATAAATCAAATTAACAAAATGAATTGGAATAATTCTTATACACTAAATATTCCTGAAATCACTTCTCATTCATTAAGCTGGAATTCGAGCGAACTCAAACAATTTCTTCCTTTTGCATTAAATAATGAACATTTTTTCTTAGCAGTTTGGACTAAAGGAAGGGAAAATCTAATCTTTGGATATATTGGACAATTTTGGAAATATATACTCGCTAATAAGTCTCAAATAATAAAACATAAACCATTTATTATTGGTGATTTCAATAGCAACTCTATCTGGGACAAAAAAGATAGATGGTGGAATCATTCGGAAATTGTTTCCCTACTAGATACGTGGAATTATAAAAGCCTATATCATCAATTCTTTTCAGAGAAACAAGGAAATGAATCTATTCCAACTTTCTATTTACAAAGAAATATCGAAAAATCCTATCATATTGACTATGCTTTCTTACCTTCTGATAAAGCTGATAAATCCAAAATTGAGATTGGTAAATTTAAAGATTGGATTGATTTAAGTGACCATCTTCCAATAATAATCGATTTTCAAAATTAG